The genome window aagtcagaagtctttgagctgatctcccaaaaacctctgactaacgggggtagcccaagacaaaataaaatgactaaaatacatAAGTGGCCAAAGGGTTAAACGGTTCAAAGGTTAAAAAGCTGAGGAGGTGAAGTAAAGCAATGTGAGAACAGTAAATGGTCACATCTCCACCAACTCACCAGTCGCAAAAGCAATGCAGGTCCACAGAACACACTCTATTATCCAGGGGTCGCAAAACTAAATGTAACGAAAAACTATACAAACTAACACGAATaaaagatgtattttgcaatacatcaaactTCCGCACACTTACTCTGTTTTCGTCCttgaaaaagaattatgcaacggaatcagagaCAGATAAATACTCGGGTCAAAAACTTATTTATACTTGTTAAAATCAAAActtgtgttagccgcgattgcaaatATGCCTGTCCCTTTAAACCCAAATCCGGTTCTAAGCCCCTTATCATGCGAATTTAGTTTGAGtgcggtcaatctacctagggtctcacgctaggATCTACGGTCCACTAATCCCACCTCAAGCTTATAGAACaaaaggaacgatcactggaccaattcccaactatcttatatcaaaaccaagagaattTAAAAGAAATTTTGTGCTCCTAACGAAATTGAGAAGATTGAGAAAGagttcctaactttcaaagcagGGAAATTGTCACACCAGGAGTATACTTCCAGATACATTGAGATGGCACGTCTCATACCGTACATGTCTAGGAATGATGAAATGGGGAAGAAACATTACATTCAGGGGTTGCCTGATAAGGATAGGCACTTGGTAAAGGCTCATGCTCCTCTTGATTTTGATGCAGCAGTTGAGCTAAGTGCGACTCTTTACGATGATGTATTAGCAGTTGAAGAGAAGATGGAGGAACCAGAAAAGAAGTGGGTTGGGTCGAATAAGAGGTTTAGGGGTGAACATGGGGATACAGTTGATAAGCGGGTTAAAACTGAGAACTTGGGTACATGCAGGAAGTGCAGAAAAACACACTCTGGGGAGTGCTCAATGAAGAGCATTCTTTGTTTCCGTTGTGGGCAAACGAGACACTTTGCTAATGATTGTAAGGCTGGCCCCAAGTGTTACAAATGTGGGGGTTTTGGGCACATATCCAGAGAATGCAAGGGCAAAAAGGGCGAGGGGTCAAGCAAGGGTCATGCTGAGGACAAGAAAGACGATGTGAAACCGAAGGCAAATGCACGGGCCTTCACGATGACTAAGGCTGAGGCAAAGACTGATCCGAATGTTGTTTCAGGTACATTCCTGGTTAATGATGTTCctgcttctgtgttatttgactCTGGGGCCAGTAGGAGCTTTGTGGCC of Helianthus annuus cultivar XRQ/B chromosome 1, HanXRQr2.0-SUNRISE, whole genome shotgun sequence contains these proteins:
- the LOC110928338 gene encoding uncharacterized protein LOC110928338: MARLIPYMSRNDEMGKKHYIQGLPDKDRHLVKAHAPLDFDAAVELSATLYDDVLAVEEKMEEPEKKWVGSNKRFRGEHGDTVDKRVKTENLGTCRKCRKTHSGECSMKSILCFRCGQTRHFANDCKAGPKCYKCGGFGHISRECKGKKGEGSSKGHAEDKKDDVKPKANARAFTMTKAEAKTDPNVVSGTFLVNDVPASVLFDSGASRSFVAHSFYGKLRRMPRNIEEPFCVETAVGQPTSVTDALDDCFIDLEGHRFPARLFIITLGGFDVVLGMDWLSAFNADIVCREKLIRLTSLEGSLVTVYGDKVCSSPKIISMMKAVKFLRRGCGAYLVYVIDDVVERKELADMPVVCDFPDVFPDDLTGVPPEREIEFQTDLLPGAQPVAIAPYRLAPTEMKELMEQLQDLLDKGFI